Genomic DNA from Theobroma cacao cultivar B97-61/B2 chromosome 3, Criollo_cocoa_genome_V2, whole genome shotgun sequence:
tgaacAATTACTCCAATATAAGCCATGTAAGTTTTGATAGTCTAGCTCTAGCCGCTAGGGTAAAAGCTCTTTATGAAGCATTTACTGTTTAATTCAGTGAATCAGCCTAATTAATTGAATCTtgaatatatttaatcaaatcagACTGTTAAATAAACAATTTACTTTTACAAAAAGATTGTTAAATAATTCAGTATTTTCGAGTTTGAAAATACCAACAAAGAAAATCATTAACAAAGTGTTGTTAGATTTGTTGGGctaaaggaaaaggaaaattttgggttcaaaatttagaagaaaaaacatGGAAGGATGAAAGTGATGGACATATACAAAGCCCACAGCACAGCCTGGTTCAAGATTCCAGAAATTTTGCTGGAGAATAGAATAGTTGCTGCACGTAGACGTAGTCGAGTCTCTAATACCTGGAAGAAGAGCTATTATATAACAATGAATGGCATTGGAAATTAAAGCTGAAATGTTACATCAAATGATTCTGAGACTATGGTGTATTCCTCATAATATTTTGCCTCTGCaagaatattaataatttggCCCCCTGACCTCTTGCTCAGCCCATCTGCATTTAAATCCTTGTGAAGCCGGTGAAAACACCTCGGAAAATTCTACAAAATCCAACTCTGCTGAGGAAGATCATTCATGTATAATGCATgcgttttcttttcattatggAGAAGATGTATCAGCATCTGTCAGGGTGGGTGTTTTTACAAGGTAGAGGAATCTAATGTTGCAGGCATTGATACAAGCTAAGCACATCTGATATGGCAGCTCTGCCATCCCTAGTTAACTCATAACGTGACTTCTGTTCCATCACAAGGTACTTGTCCATTTATTCCGGCAGTTGACTGAAGTGCTCTCGTCAAGGATCAAACACCTAGCCATcacttcttttctctttcattcCTTCTCATACTCAAAGAGAAAGCAGGAAAAAGAACATCATTTTgttctaaataaataaaaaaacgtGCTAAAGCTGTAAAACATGTGGAAGTAATATCAAGTATACATGCTCAACTGGTGAAGCAACTCTAGAGCTTTTAACAGTGCTGTTCTAAACCTCCTCACGTCAAGCTTGACGTTCTGTTTGTCCAAATATGTTGACCTTACTGCGTCCCATCCCTGTTTATGAACCGATAAAGGGTCCGTGATAATCACATGATCCAGATGGTACTTACTGCTCAGAGAGCTCTCTTTTGTCtttattttatactccaaGTACCTCAAGTTCATCTCTACGGCAGGTTCTCCGAAGTATCCTCTAGCCAGCCCATCAATGGACCCTAAGGGAACTATTTGAATTAGAATTGCATTGTCAGGAAGGAAGAGCATGTTGGTTAGTCCAGCTCCATGGATGCCTATTAATACATCACAAGAGTTCACTGTTTGAGCAACACTCCACAAGCTGGTCGAAATATTAGGCTCTGCAGTAACTAcattatagcccaagcttgcTGCCATTCTAGTTATTTTGCCCATATTTGTGAATGTTCGAGACTTTCTTCTGGTTATGATCAGTAGTCGAGGCTTTTTACCCATATCATCTCCTATTGTGATTGCGTTTCTCCTCTTCAACGAGTAGGTGCTTCTCAGGAACTGCCTGAAATCTTTCATGGATAGCTGGTCTTGGGACTTGGATTGATCAATACCAAGTTCCTTGTGATATTTAAGGCCGATAATTATGCTTGGGTAGCAATGGCTTTTTTGTTCTCTATCAAGGCTAATAATGTCATATCTAGATAACTTTCTGAGTATTCCTTTGAACTTGGTGATCCACCAAGGTCTATTATCTGTCACAAGAAACTGCACTTCTCCATCAAAGTGTTTGGAAGTTGTATATAGTGGAATCACCAGGTCACTGAAGTCATGGAAGTGGTTTCCTGAAAATCCTCCAAGGGAGAAAAGGATGGCGGGAACACTGTGAAAATCCTCCAAGATGCCATGCATTCATTTATAAAAAGTTAACAATGTTTTCTTCCCATTTTGGCCTAATTAATGTTGATGCTACTTGAATATGCCACACTTATCTTCAACATTAGGTATGCATACTATTTAATACACATTCAGCCAAATTCTAAGAGGATGTGAACTTACAGGGAGATAGTTGGCAGAAATAAGACTTGAACACGATCGAAATGCTGCATGCCATAAATAAGCTTCCAACAAATGCTCCACATCCCAACCTCTTCAGTTTATACCAACTAAAGCTGCTGGAGAATATCCTGTAATTGTGCATTTTGCTCGGTACTCAGTCCTTCATGTCAATACTCTCATTTAAACCAACCAAAAACAGAAGCTCTGTCATCGTTTAGCAATAGTAGGGAGATAAATCTCAAAGGAAACTTGTTTGATTTAGAGTTGTTTTTCACATAGTTAGGATCTGGTGAAAGAGACAAGTGCAGATGATTGTGGAGACAGTCATCATTTCGTTTCATTGATGTTTGCTTCGCAGGCTATTGTTTGTCATGAAAGTTAACTGCCGGCCACATTCATTTCAACCTTGATAGCAACGAGCCAACTAAAGTTGTTAACAACAATTTTAATTGACACAATTAATGTGGTTGCTGATATTACTAAATAACAATGAGAATAGAGTACTTGAGCCCACCAATGTTGCTTTactacttttattttaagacaATTCAACGTGGATAAACGTCTAGAGAATCATCTTCACAAATTGGGGGGAAAGAGCCAATTGTTTGAAGACTCAACCTGACAGCTGGAGTAACGGGTTCAATCTGCATGATCTTCCCTAAACTAGCGATCAGACCCTCGTTGAAGATTGGAAGGTAGCAGCTTGTCGGTTTAAGAGATCAAGGCatgaagcaatatttgatatttAGTTCATTTAAAACTTGGAGTTTGAAACTGCAACGCACAATGCCTTCAAATAATGTTGACTCACTCAGGATTGGACGCAGTGATGCAAGACTACAATACCATAGCATTGGACATGATATCGGGATCTAACCATCTGGTAACTTAGCTATGGAACTTGCAGAAATGAAGCTACAACGGGTTGCGATTGTTAGTTAATTTATATACCCTCTGCATCTTGGTTTACAACATTTCTCTTTCAGCAGGACTCAGTCTAGCATTTGAGGAGAATGCATGATTACAATTTGAAACTCACATACCAGAGATTGATTCTCTCGCCCAACATACACAGGCCATAAGGTACCCCTAGGCACTAGCGCTCATAGAAACCCTTGCACAGTATAACAATGCAGAAACAGATTCAAaatcctctttttctctcatgTCATTTGATGCGTTTGATATCCAAATGAGATGTTAAATAGGGAGGCACTAGGAAATAAGCaagcaagaaagaaaatcaGATCAGAGAACTCAGAAAATTATCATCACTGCATACTTGTAGTATCTTGAAATAAATGGAAGTACTAAACCCAACCATTGTCTGCCACCAGCCCAAAGTACAAGGCAGAAAAACTCCTCTTGCACCTCTAGGTAATTCATTATGACAttgaaatttaagtttaaaaaagtGGCACCCCTTCCTACATTGACATCCAAACTGAGTCTGGACAAGCAAGTATTTGATCTGCAAAAATGATCAAGCAGTTGGGAAGGTAATGCCTGCTgcattgaagagaaaaagttaCCAGACAttttgagaaacaaaaatacccttatcAGGAATCTATTGCATACCTAAGGACAGCGACACAAAATTGGGCAATTGTGTAATGGTTTATTGCAGCCAGAAACCAATGTTGACTTTACATGAAGTGCTCTCTCCATTTCCAGGGAAAGTGAAAAGAGACATACCATAAAAAATGACAGACTTCCAACTGTAAAATGCaagcagaaagaaaagagcatCAATAAGCAAATTGCAACAAAAGCAGGTGCCACAACTTACCACATGGAATTGATGCGGGAATTAAGAAAACTCAGTTAATTGTGAAGCCAATGAAAGCTTTCTAAAATCTtgaaagaatgaagaaaaagaatgataaATGAAATAAGCAAAATGAACCTATTCTCTGAGTTCATGTCATTCGTATCATACTTTCTGAAATTCAGACAAATTTTGGTGGAGTAGGACAAAGGTAGCTCAACAAtcttatatttattgaaatttggTTCCCCATGGATGACCAACATGGTATGCCAAGAACCTGTCTACTATTGTAAGGAGAATCAGTTTGGGTGGGTGTCTGAGGGCATGCACACTAACATCAGGCAGAGTCAAGAATTCAGAGCATCACTAGAAAAGC
This window encodes:
- the LOC18604238 gene encoding EGF domain-specific O-linked N-acetylglucosamine transferase, translating into MHGILEDFHSVPAILFSLGGFSGNHFHDFSDLVIPLYTTSKHFDGEVQFLVTDNRPWWITKFKGILRKLSRYDIISLDREQKSHCYPSIIIGLKYHKELGIDQSKSQDQLSMKDFRQFLRSTYSLKRRNAITIGDDMGKKPRLLIITRRKSRTFTNMGKITRMAASLGYNVVTAEPNISTSLWSVAQTVNSCDVLIGIHGAGLTNMLFLPDNAILIQIVPLGSIDGLARGYFGEPAVEMNLRYLEYKIKTKESSLSSKYHLDHVIITDPLSVHKQGWDAVRSTYLDKQNVKLDVRRFRTALLKALELLHQLSMYT